One Sphaerisporangium krabiense DNA segment encodes these proteins:
- a CDS encoding ABC transporter permease, whose product MRARAGLVPARLGARDLLRVGAAGLRTRPARVVLSALGIAIGIATMVAVIGISSSSREELLRQLDRLGTNLLTVAPGQTMFGDQAELPKESVEMVRRIGPVTTAAATGSTDATIRRTDRIPKEVTGGIAVQAATEGLATTLEGAVRHGTWLNAANADKPAVVLGSVAADRLGIHRVGPRVWIGNRWFTVAGILDAMPLAPEIERSALVGWPAAERYLGFDGHPTKIYERSDDAAVEAVRQVLPRTVNPENPGEVDVSRPSDALAARAAAAGAFTNLLLGLGAVALLVGGVGVANTMVISVLERRREIGLRRSLGATRGQVRLQFLAESLLLSALGGAVGTVLGAAATLGYALVKDWPAVVPAWAAGGALLATLAIGTIAGIYPAMRAARLSPTVALATT is encoded by the coding sequence GTGAGGGCGCGGGCGGGACTGGTGCCGGCGCGGCTGGGGGCGCGGGACCTGCTGCGGGTCGGGGCGGCGGGCCTGCGGACCCGGCCCGCCCGGGTCGTGCTGTCGGCCCTCGGCATCGCGATCGGCATCGCCACGATGGTCGCGGTCATCGGCATCTCGTCCTCCTCGCGGGAGGAACTGCTGCGGCAGCTCGACCGGCTCGGCACGAACCTGCTCACCGTGGCGCCCGGCCAGACCATGTTCGGCGACCAGGCCGAGCTGCCGAAGGAGTCGGTGGAGATGGTCCGCAGGATCGGCCCGGTGACGACGGCCGCCGCGACGGGAAGCACGGACGCCACGATCCGCAGGACCGACCGCATCCCCAAGGAGGTCACCGGCGGCATCGCCGTCCAGGCGGCCACCGAGGGGCTCGCCACGACGCTGGAGGGCGCCGTCCGGCACGGTACCTGGCTCAACGCGGCCAACGCCGACAAGCCCGCCGTGGTGCTCGGCTCGGTCGCCGCCGACCGGCTCGGCATCCACCGGGTGGGGCCAAGGGTGTGGATCGGGAACCGCTGGTTCACCGTGGCCGGCATCCTGGACGCGATGCCGCTGGCCCCCGAGATCGAGCGGTCCGCGCTCGTGGGGTGGCCGGCCGCCGAGCGCTACCTGGGCTTCGACGGGCACCCGACCAAGATCTACGAACGGTCGGACGACGCGGCGGTGGAGGCGGTGCGCCAGGTGCTGCCGCGCACGGTCAACCCCGAGAACCCCGGCGAGGTGGACGTCAGCCGTCCCTCGGACGCGCTCGCCGCCCGAGCCGCCGCCGCGGGGGCGTTCACGAACCTGCTGCTCGGCCTCGGCGCGGTGGCGCTGCTGGTCGGTGGCGTGGGCGTGGCCAACACGATGGTGATCTCGGTGCTGGAGCGCCGCCGCGAGATCGGCCTGCGCCGCTCGCTCGGCGCGACCCGGGGGCAGGTGCGGCTGCAGTTCCTGGCGGAGTCGCTGCTGCTGTCGGCGCTCGGCGGCGCGGTGGGCACCGTGCTCGGCGCCGCGGCCACGCTCGGGTACGCGCTGGTCAAGGACTGGCCGGCCGTCGTGCCCGCGTGGGCGGCGGGCGGGGCGCTGCTGGCGACGCTGGCCATCGGCACGATCGCGGGGATCTACCCGGCGATGCGCGCGGCCCGGCTGTCCCCGACCGTCGCGCTCGCCACGACATGA